In Ignavibacteriales bacterium, the following are encoded in one genomic region:
- a CDS encoding DUF2892 domain-containing protein: MKQNVGKADKYIRIILGLAIIIAGFTIPQVGWFGLIGIIPIFTAVVNWCPLYTLFGIKTCKASE; this comes from the coding sequence ATGAAACAGAACGTAGGTAAAGCCGATAAGTATATCAGAATAATACTGGGACTAGCAATTATAATAGCAGGTTTTACAATTCCACAGGTTGGATGGTTCGGGTTAATCGGGATCATTCCAATATTTACTGCAGTAGTAAACTGGTGTCCGCTATACACCCTGTTTGGAATTAAAACTTGCAAAGCAAGTGAGTAA
- a CDS encoding beta-propeller fold lactonase family protein translates to MSRTCSYAFLCSFLIAFLFYGCDSDNAVTTILGTPDAVYTQSNQPSDNQLMMYSRAGDGTLTLTNTYSTGGTGTGMGLGSQGALTFNSDRSMIFVVNAGSNSISGFAVSATGVSLVSTTPSGGTMPISVTVSGDLLYVLNAGGSGNITGFRINSDGTLSAIANSTANLSNNGTGSAPGPAEVQFNPSGTAIVVTEKGTSNILSYSVNSNGTVTGPTVNSAIGMTPFGFEFRNDNQIIVSEAFGGAVDSSAVSSYSLSGTNVGLISGPIFTTETAACWIAITEDRQYAYTTNTGSGSITGYIMNSAGVLTLLNSNGETGSTGSGSKPIDMAFSSGSNYLYTLNAGNSTISSFQVNGNGSLTTINMTEETGLPTGSAGLIAK, encoded by the coding sequence ATGTCACGAACATGCTCTTATGCATTCTTATGCTCATTTCTAATCGCATTTCTTTTTTACGGCTGCGATTCGGATAATGCAGTAACAACAATCCTGGGTACACCCGACGCGGTTTACACCCAATCTAATCAACCCTCAGACAATCAGCTAATGATGTATTCCCGTGCAGGCGACGGCACTCTAACCCTGACAAATACTTATTCCACCGGTGGTACCGGGACAGGAATGGGACTTGGATCACAGGGAGCTCTTACATTCAATAGCGACAGATCAATGATATTCGTCGTAAATGCGGGTTCAAATAGTATCTCCGGATTTGCAGTTTCGGCTACCGGTGTATCGCTGGTTTCAACGACGCCATCGGGAGGAACAATGCCCATCAGCGTAACTGTAAGCGGTGATCTGCTTTATGTTTTAAATGCCGGCGGAAGCGGAAATATCACCGGATTCAGGATAAACTCTGACGGAACCCTGAGCGCAATAGCCAACTCAACGGCTAACCTGAGTAACAACGGTACCGGATCCGCTCCGGGACCTGCAGAGGTACAATTTAACCCTTCAGGTACAGCAATCGTAGTAACCGAAAAAGGTACAAGCAATATATTGTCATATTCCGTTAATAGTAACGGAACAGTAACGGGACCAACGGTGAACTCTGCTATTGGAATGACACCTTTCGGATTTGAGTTCAGAAATGACAACCAGATAATCGTATCCGAAGCATTCGGAGGAGCAGTCGATTCAAGCGCTGTTTCTTCATATTCATTATCCGGTACCAATGTCGGTTTAATTTCGGGTCCAATCTTTACAACAGAGACAGCGGCATGCTGGATCGCAATTACCGAAGACAGACAATACGCTTACACAACAAATACGGGAAGCGGCTCGATCACGGGTTACATTATGAATTCTGCCGGAGTGCTTACATTGCTTAATAGCAATGGTGAAACCGGATCTACGGGAAGCGGAAGTAAACCTATCGACATGGCTTTCAGTTCAGGCTCGAACTACCTTTATACTTTGAATGCAGGTAATAGTACCATAAGTTCGTTCCAGGTGAATGGGAATGGGAGTTTGACAACGATTAATATGACCGAGGAAACAGGTCTTCCAACGGGATCTGCAGGTTTGATCGCAAAATAA
- a CDS encoding Crp/Fnr family transcriptional regulator, giving the protein MTQDHLQQIIAKYPFLKDPDKKLVDDISKYGTYKKIPKGEYVFLENDNCNFFSFVLSGEVRVFKAGESGREITLYRFGIGESCILTLSCLLGSNNFPAIAVTEDDVEVILVPSKVIRDWFTSCQSFRDYAFDILSRRLSDVIMVINEIAFKRVDARVSDYILNNSDQNGALTTTHKKIAIDLGTSREVITRILKEMEENNILDISRGKITIKDKTGLKKYSKM; this is encoded by the coding sequence ATGACCCAGGATCACCTTCAGCAAATAATCGCAAAGTATCCCTTCCTAAAAGATCCTGACAAAAAATTGGTTGACGATATCTCAAAGTATGGTACATACAAGAAGATCCCAAAAGGAGAATACGTCTTTTTAGAGAACGATAACTGTAACTTCTTTTCCTTTGTTCTATCGGGAGAAGTAAGAGTTTTCAAAGCCGGGGAATCAGGCAGAGAGATAACACTATATAGATTTGGAATAGGAGAATCCTGCATTTTGACCCTGTCCTGTCTCTTGGGAAGTAATAATTTTCCTGCAATTGCAGTCACAGAGGACGACGTTGAAGTTATTTTAGTACCCTCAAAAGTCATCCGCGATTGGTTTACTTCTTGCCAGTCCTTTAGAGACTATGCCTTCGATATTCTCTCCAGAAGACTCTCCGACGTGATCATGGTTATTAATGAGATAGCATTCAAAAGGGTTGATGCCAGGGTTTCAGACTATATACTCAATAATTCCGATCAAAATGGGGCGCTCACAACCACACATAAGAAGATAGCCATAGACCTTGGGACTTCGCGAGAGGTCATCACGCGGATACTTAAGGAAATGGAAGAAAATAATATCCTGGATATCTCGCGTGGAAAGATCACAATAAAGGATAAAACGGGATTAAAAAAATATTCGAAAATGTGA
- a CDS encoding PorV/PorQ family protein, protein MNRTKLFAIITIILLTSSTGIFAQESSKYGGEFLSIGVGGRPLGMGGAYVAVVNDVTAGYWNPAALSNINYPELSLMHDERFGNLVNYDYGGVGFPLGTNSSLGFSIIRLGVDDIPDTRNALIDLNGNGVLDPGERIDPNKITFFNAADYAFFFTYAKKQNEKFSYGANLKIIRRDLAEASAWGLGFDIGARYSPFEKFYLGANLQDITTTYLSWSTGKKETITPTAKLGTAYQIDFLNGVLTPAVDFDVRFEGRENSANANLGPVSFDMHAGVEYTFKDVFSVRTGYNDLGNLTLGAGVKLPKLNIDYSFAKFDGDEDLGNTHRISLVFTLETDKFKRK, encoded by the coding sequence ATGAATCGGACTAAGCTTTTTGCGATTATAACTATAATTCTCCTGACATCATCAACTGGCATTTTTGCTCAGGAAAGCAGTAAATATGGCGGTGAATTTCTCTCAATAGGTGTAGGCGGACGCCCGCTTGGAATGGGAGGGGCATATGTCGCTGTTGTAAATGACGTAACAGCTGGCTACTGGAACCCCGCCGCACTCTCCAATATAAATTATCCCGAATTATCATTGATGCATGACGAAAGGTTTGGAAACCTTGTCAATTATGACTACGGTGGAGTAGGTTTTCCTCTTGGCACAAATTCATCCCTCGGATTCAGTATAATAAGACTGGGTGTAGATGATATCCCTGATACAAGAAACGCTCTCATCGATCTGAATGGAAATGGTGTTCTGGACCCCGGCGAAAGGATCGATCCTAATAAAATCACCTTCTTTAATGCCGCGGACTATGCTTTTTTCTTTACTTATGCTAAAAAACAGAACGAGAAATTTTCATACGGTGCGAATCTAAAAATAATAAGAAGAGACCTTGCTGAGGCCTCCGCTTGGGGACTTGGATTTGACATAGGAGCGAGGTACAGTCCATTTGAAAAGTTTTACCTAGGTGCAAACCTCCAGGACATAACCACAACATACCTATCATGGTCAACAGGTAAAAAAGAGACTATAACTCCAACAGCTAAACTGGGTACTGCATATCAGATAGATTTTTTAAATGGTGTTTTAACCCCGGCAGTTGATTTCGATGTTAGGTTCGAAGGCAGGGAAAACTCAGCGAATGCAAATCTCGGACCTGTTTCGTTTGATATGCATGCAGGAGTCGAATATACATTCAAGGATGTATTCAGTGTGAGAACCGGATATAATGACCTTGGGAATTTAACTCTTGGCGCGGGTGTAAAACTTCCTAAACTGAACATAGATTATTCTTTTGCTAAGTTCGATGGTGATGAAGATCTTGGAAATACCCACAGGATATCATTGGTATTTACTCTTGAAACAGACAAGTTTAAAAGGAAATAA
- a CDS encoding YcaQ family DNA glycosylase has translation MAIELSKSEAKHLALSSQLLLNTHPAKTKQDLLKIIKQLGYIQIDTISVVERAHKHVLWTRFPGYKNEILDDLIDKDRKVFEFWDHAASYLPMEHCKYSLPRKRAYKNRHKEWTSKNKKMIRFVRDRIKAEGPLMSRDFKDDTKRGVWWDWKPAKDALEYLFHSGDLMVWARKNFQKVYDLTERVLPSNVDISFPKEAELSEHLILKAINANGITSQKEMTYLRRHHEKTTKSVINKLLEEKKIVPVSIKDSPEKYFSTSKNLRLVKRLKASNTVHILSPFDNLVIQRKRMNSLFDFDYVIECYVPAPKRKYGYFCLPVLYGDRFIGRLDAKADRQTGVFKVINFFPEEGIKINGKIKTLFDKKLNELAKFSGCEKVEY, from the coding sequence TTGGCTATAGAACTTTCAAAGAGCGAGGCAAAACACCTCGCTCTTTCTTCGCAATTACTTCTTAATACACATCCGGCTAAAACAAAGCAGGATCTGCTGAAGATCATAAAACAGCTGGGCTACATTCAGATAGACACTATCTCTGTTGTAGAGAGAGCTCATAAGCATGTTCTCTGGACGCGCTTCCCGGGTTATAAAAATGAAATTTTAGATGACTTAATAGATAAGGACAGAAAAGTATTTGAATTCTGGGATCACGCCGCGTCATATCTCCCAATGGAGCATTGTAAATACTCACTTCCACGGAAAAGGGCATATAAAAATAGGCATAAAGAGTGGACTTCAAAGAATAAAAAAATGATCAGGTTTGTCCGTGACAGGATAAAGGCAGAAGGTCCGCTGATGTCGAGGGATTTCAAAGATGATACAAAAAGGGGAGTATGGTGGGACTGGAAACCTGCAAAAGATGCCCTCGAATATCTCTTCCATAGCGGTGATCTCATGGTATGGGCAAGGAAGAATTTTCAAAAGGTTTACGATCTGACTGAGAGAGTACTGCCATCAAATGTTGATATTTCTTTTCCTAAGGAGGCCGAATTATCGGAGCATCTTATCCTTAAAGCTATTAATGCAAACGGTATTACCTCTCAAAAAGAAATGACCTATCTGCGCAGGCATCATGAGAAAACTACAAAGTCTGTTATAAACAAATTACTTGAAGAAAAAAAGATCGTTCCTGTTAGTATTAAGGATTCACCTGAGAAGTACTTTTCGACTTCTAAAAACCTAAGATTGGTCAAGAGGCTTAAAGCAAGTAATACAGTTCATATACTTTCTCCATTCGATAATCTAGTCATACAGAGAAAGCGTATGAACTCGCTCTTTGACTTTGACTACGTCATTGAGTGCTATGTGCCTGCTCCTAAGAGGAAATACGGGTATTTTTGCCTTCCTGTATTATATGGAGATAGATTTATTGGACGGTTGGATGCAAAGGCAGACAGGCAAACCGGGGTTTTTAAAGTGATAAATTTCTTTCCGGAAGAGGGGATCAAGATCAATGGTAAGATAAAGACGCTCTTTGATAAAAAGCTTAATGAACTGGCAAAATTTTCCGGATGTGAAAAAGTAGAGTATTAA
- a CDS encoding choice-of-anchor B family protein, whose amino-acid sequence MKKQISFNPSFTYSACWGYVAPNGREYAILGAYDGTYFYEIRRDRISNFVGFVPTGGAPNDFGNTWREMKTYSHYAYIVSESDTSGVQIVDLQYLPDSVHYVGKYLAPGHSSTHTISQSGPYLYLNGANSDFGNGTVILDLTVNPEQPILRGKWTERYVHDCRPLNDTIWAANISDGYLSVIDATNKDSLQTITSWQTLPSPFTHNCALTSDRKYIFTTDETLSPPGKLKIWNIEDLNNIIAVGSWKPAGFSNSVVHNVEIYDTLAVIAHYSAGVRVLNISNPANPVEIAWYDTYPDNNNTNYEGCWGVYMFPSGLIIGSDRKYGLFILDPVLNPVQTIPHADFIAIPTTIEVGDTLGFVDFSSGLPDSWEWTVTGNQNFNSNLQNPSFIFSQIGQYSVKLRAGNSLGSDSIVKVDYINVTPPVLHPYSFTISGIQTLYTSPTDTGKVTYYWTLPTTAPGITYKFHAQKFGGTASRWLNSNSNGNDNSITFTKSYLDSMARDFGLNGDTLLVTCRAYAYNGFDSLVTGNSLILNIKTNTVGINLTSSEIPGEFRLENNYPNPFNPETTIKYQLPKSALVTIKLYDITGREVSTLVDQQHEAGYYDFKFNASFLASGVYFYRIQAGDFSDIKRMVLVK is encoded by the coding sequence ATGAAAAAGCAGATCAGTTTTAATCCATCTTTTACATATTCAGCTTGTTGGGGATATGTAGCACCAAATGGGAGGGAGTATGCGATCCTGGGCGCGTATGATGGAACTTATTTTTATGAAATAAGAAGAGATAGAATAAGTAATTTTGTTGGATTTGTACCAACCGGGGGCGCTCCTAACGATTTTGGAAATACCTGGCGTGAAATGAAAACATATTCGCATTATGCGTATATAGTTTCGGAGTCGGATACGAGTGGTGTACAGATCGTCGATCTTCAATATTTACCTGATTCCGTACATTATGTCGGGAAGTATCTTGCTCCGGGTCATAGCTCTACGCATACCATTTCCCAGTCCGGACCGTATCTTTATTTAAACGGCGCTAACTCTGATTTTGGTAATGGAACAGTTATATTAGACCTTACAGTGAATCCCGAACAACCCATTTTAAGAGGAAAATGGACCGAGAGATACGTCCACGATTGTCGTCCCTTGAATGATACTATATGGGCTGCTAATATTAGTGATGGGTACCTGTCGGTAATTGACGCGACAAATAAAGACAGCCTGCAGACGATAACAAGCTGGCAGACATTACCCAGTCCTTTCACTCATAATTGTGCATTAACATCAGACAGGAAATACATTTTTACTACTGATGAAACGTTGTCACCTCCCGGAAAGCTCAAAATCTGGAATATTGAAGATCTGAACAATATTATTGCGGTCGGCTCATGGAAACCAGCAGGTTTTTCAAACTCTGTAGTACATAATGTTGAGATATATGATACGCTTGCTGTTATTGCTCATTACTCTGCGGGGGTTAGGGTGTTGAATATTTCTAACCCTGCAAACCCGGTTGAAATAGCCTGGTATGATACTTACCCCGATAATAACAATACAAATTACGAAGGATGCTGGGGAGTTTATATGTTTCCCTCCGGTCTAATAATAGGATCAGATAGGAAATATGGGCTGTTTATCTTAGATCCTGTATTAAACCCGGTTCAGACGATACCCCACGCAGATTTTATTGCTATACCCACCACGATTGAAGTAGGAGATACTCTTGGTTTTGTAGATTTTTCTTCAGGTTTACCGGATAGCTGGGAATGGACTGTTACAGGAAATCAGAATTTCAACTCGAACCTTCAGAATCCGTCTTTTATATTTTCACAAATAGGACAGTACTCCGTGAAATTAAGAGCCGGTAATTCACTTGGTTCCGACTCTATAGTAAAGGTTGATTATATAAATGTAACTCCTCCTGTTTTGCATCCTTACTCTTTTACAATATCCGGTATCCAGACACTATATACATCTCCAACAGATACAGGAAAAGTCACATACTATTGGACATTGCCCACAACCGCACCGGGCATTACATATAAATTCCATGCACAAAAATTCGGTGGAACGGCTAGTCGCTGGCTGAATAGTAATTCAAATGGAAATGATAACTCAATCACATTTACTAAAAGTTATCTCGATTCGATGGCGAGAGATTTTGGCTTAAACGGGGATACTCTTCTGGTTACATGCAGGGCATATGCCTATAATGGGTTTGACTCCCTGGTTACGGGAAACAGCCTTATACTGAACATAAAAACTAATACTGTTGGCATTAATCTAACTTCTTCCGAGATCCCGGGTGAATTCAGGCTTGAGAATAATTACCCAAATCCATTTAATCCTGAAACGACAATAAAATACCAACTTCCTAAGTCTGCTTTGGTAACGATCAAGCTTTACGACATAACCGGCAGGGAAGTATCCACACTGGTAGATCAACAGCATGAAGCAGGCTATTACGATTTTAAATTCAATGCCTCGTTTCTGGCGAGCGGAGTATATTTTTACCGTATACAGGCAGGAGATTTTTCGGATATTAAGAGAATGGTTTTAGTAAAATAA
- the fahA gene encoding fumarylacetoacetase produces MTDISKLTSFIPVDKGSDFPIQNLPYGVFKKKGEDDSSFRVGTAIGNYVLDLNALYEDGFFQETKISDDNPFNHPFLNCFMSLGKEAWSQVRKRLLEVLVEENNVLKDNLELREKAFIPMEEVVMKLPAEIGDYTDFYSSKEHATNVGIMFRGKENALMPNWLHLPVAYHGRASSIILSGENIHRPKGQTKADDAESPSFGHSRLLDFELEMGFFIGPGNKLGHPIKVSDAKDHIFGMVIVNDWSARDIQKWEYQPLGPFNAKNFATSVSPWVVTLEALEPFRTTSPNFEKEPLDYLREDRNYSYDIILDVYLQPDGMNEPVRISESNFKYLYWSMSQQLAHHTVTGCNTQPGDLMASGTISGPDKSSYGSLLELTWRGTEPIKLPNGQERKFLQDGDTVIITAYCQKDDFRIGFGEVRTKILPAID; encoded by the coding sequence ATGACCGATATTTCAAAGCTAACATCTTTTATTCCGGTCGACAAAGGATCGGACTTCCCTATCCAAAACCTCCCCTACGGGGTTTTTAAGAAGAAAGGCGAAGATGATTCTTCATTTAGAGTAGGTACGGCAATTGGGAATTATGTTCTCGATCTAAATGCCTTATACGAAGATGGTTTCTTCCAGGAAACTAAAATCTCCGACGATAATCCTTTTAATCACCCCTTCCTCAATTGCTTTATGTCTCTTGGCAAAGAAGCATGGTCTCAGGTCAGGAAGAGGCTGTTGGAGGTACTCGTAGAGGAAAATAATGTACTTAAAGATAATCTTGAGCTTAGAGAAAAGGCCTTTATCCCAATGGAAGAAGTCGTGATGAAACTTCCTGCGGAGATAGGAGATTATACGGATTTTTACTCTTCCAAAGAGCATGCTACGAATGTTGGTATCATGTTCAGAGGAAAGGAAAACGCTCTCATGCCTAACTGGCTTCACCTACCTGTTGCCTATCACGGGCGAGCCAGCTCTATTATTCTCAGCGGTGAGAATATTCACCGACCGAAAGGGCAAACAAAAGCTGATGATGCAGAAAGCCCATCATTTGGGCATTCGCGTCTTCTCGATTTTGAATTAGAGATGGGATTTTTCATCGGACCGGGAAATAAACTCGGGCATCCGATAAAAGTATCCGACGCAAAAGATCATATCTTTGGAATGGTCATTGTCAATGACTGGAGTGCGAGGGATATTCAGAAATGGGAATACCAGCCCCTCGGTCCATTTAACGCGAAAAATTTTGCTACATCAGTATCACCATGGGTTGTAACTCTCGAAGCACTGGAGCCATTCCGTACCACAAGCCCGAATTTTGAGAAAGAACCACTCGATTACCTGAGAGAGGACAGGAATTACTCTTACGATATTATATTGGATGTGTACTTACAGCCGGATGGTATGAATGAGCCGGTTAGGATCAGCGAATCTAATTTTAAATATCTGTACTGGAGTATGTCCCAGCAACTAGCTCACCATACAGTCACGGGATGCAATACCCAGCCCGGTGACCTCATGGCTTCCGGTACGATAAGCGGACCGGACAAATCAAGCTACGGCAGTCTGCTGGAGCTCACCTGGAGAGGAACTGAGCCAATAAAGCTACCGAACGGACAGGAGAGGAAATTCCTCCAGGACGGTGATACTGTGATCATTACAGCATATTGCCAAAAAGACGATTTTCGCATTGGATTTGGTGAAGTCAGGACAAAAATTCTTCCTGCTATAGATTAA